One stretch of Sander lucioperca isolate FBNREF2018 chromosome 13, SLUC_FBN_1.2, whole genome shotgun sequence DNA includes these proteins:
- the LOC118492973 gene encoding fibronectin type III domain-containing protein 1-like isoform X1: MHPATVPMVTAEDQSPRTSAVPEFPTTTTTSTTTKRTRKTAPPHLFKKKTPAPTMPGKTPTPTMHPATVPVVMRTSAIPAIFNATSSPNTAPGGRGLETDQVLSKRENNSVDEVPYRIVGLDGGGSGQGQQNYFVPRRTPPLRERTQNKRIQQLLNEKRRREGRTHAART, translated from the exons ATGCATCCTGCTACAGTTCCCATGGTAACTGCTGAGGATCAGAGTCCCAGGACGTCTGCCGTCCCAGAGTTCCCCACGACGACCACGACTTCTACAACTACAAAACGTACAAGAAAAACTGCTCCGCCACATTTATTCAAAAAGAAAACTCCAGCTCCCACAATGCCTG GGAAAACTCCAACTCCCACAATGCATCCTGCTACAGTTCCCGTAGTTATGAGGACGTCCGCTATTCCAGCAATCTTTAACGCCACGTCTTCCCCGAACACGGCACCAGGGGGGCGGGGCCTGGAGACTGACCAGGTGCTCTCTAAGCGGGAGAACAACTCTGTTGACGAGGTCCCGTACCGCATCGTGGGATTGGACGGCGGCGGCAGCGGCCAGGGACAGCAGAACTACTTTGTGCCTCGGCGCACCCCGCCGCTCCGCGAGCGAACACAAAACAAACGCATCCAGCAGCTTCTGAACGAGAAGCGGCGCAGAGAGGGCAGGACGCACGCTGCACGTACGTGA
- the LOC118492973 gene encoding uncharacterized protein LOC118492973 isoform X2 has translation MHPATVPMVTAEDQSPRTSAVPEFPTTTTSTTTKRTRKTAPPHLFKRKTPTPTMHPATVPVVMRTSAIPAIFNATSSPNTAPGGRGLETDQVLSKRENNSVDEVPYRIVGLDGGGSGQGQQNYFVPRRTPPLRERTQNKRIQQLLNEKRRREGRTHAART, from the exons ATGCATCCTGCTACAGTTCCCATGGTAACTGCTGAGGATCAGAGTCCCAGGACGTCTGCCGTCCCAGAG TTCCCCACAACGACCACTTCTACAACTACAAAACGTACAAGAAAAACTGCTCCGCCACATTTATTCAAAAGGAAAACTCCAACTCCCACAATGCATCCTGCTACAGTTCCCGTAGTTATGAGGACGTCCGCTATTCCAGCAATCTTTAACGCCACGTCTTCCCCGAACACGGCACCAGGGGGGCGGGGCCTGGAGACTGACCAGGTGCTCTCTAAGCGGGAGAACAACTCTGTTGACGAGGTCCCGTACCGCATCGTGGGATTGGACGGCGGCGGCAGCGGCCAGGGACAGCAGAACTACTTTGTGCCTCGGCGCACCCCGCCGCTCCGCGAGCGAACACAAAACAAACGCATCCAGCAGCTTCTGAACGAGAAGCGGCGCAGAGAGGGCAGGACGCACGCTGCACGTACGTGA
- the LOC118492973 gene encoding uncharacterized protein LOC118492973 isoform X3: MHPATVPIVTAVTTAVPEFPTTTTSTTTKRTRKTAPPHLFKRKTPTPTMHPATVPVVMRTSAIPAIFNATSSPNTAPGGRGLETDQVLSKRENNSVDEVPYRIVGLDGGGSGQGQQNYFVPRRTPPLRERTQNKRIQQLLNEKRRREGRTHAART, from the exons ATGCATCCTGCTACAGTTCC CATAGTAACCGCTGTAACGACTGCTGTGCCAGAGTTCCCCACAACGACCACTTCTACAACTACAAAACGTACAAGAAAAACTGCTCCGCCACATTTATTCAAAAGGAAAACTCCAACTCCCACAATGCATCCTGCTACAGTTCCCGTAGTTATGAGGACGTCCGCTATTCCAGCAATCTTTAACGCCACGTCTTCCCCGAACACGGCACCAGGGGGGCGGGGCCTGGAGACTGACCAGGTGCTCTCTAAGCGGGAGAACAACTCTGTTGACGAGGTCCCGTACCGCATCGTGGGATTGGACGGCGGCGGCAGCGGCCAGGGACAGCAGAACTACTTTGTGCCTCGGCGCACCCCGCCGCTCCGCGAGCGAACACAAAACAAACGCATCCAGCAGCTTCTGAACGAGAAGCGGCGCAGAGAGGGCAGGACGCACGCTGCACGTACGTGA